From Selenomonadales bacterium, a single genomic window includes:
- the ligD gene encoding non-homologous end-joining DNA ligase, protein MAGDITVQVGGHSVALSNLDKVLWPKEHITKAELINYFNDIAPTILPHLKDRPLVLTRYPDGWQGKSFYQKNTPSSAPPWIRTASLPSERRVIRYVIADHPAVLVWLANQTAFELHPFLSRVDSIDSPDYTVFDLDPMERTTWAHVRQTALTLRAALSHLGLRGYPKTSGGDGLQIYVPLLSGATYQESRSFATAVLQAVNNVLPEITTLVRHPAARQGKLYLDALQNARGKTLVGVYAVRARPGATVSTPVKWEEIESNSLDKDACTLRTIGHRVARFGDLFLPVLRDRQNIREALARLGR, encoded by the coding sequence ATGGCCGGTGACATTACGGTACAAGTAGGCGGGCATAGCGTGGCACTGAGCAATCTCGACAAAGTGCTGTGGCCAAAAGAGCACATCACCAAAGCAGAACTGATAAACTACTTCAACGACATTGCGCCCACCATTTTGCCGCATCTTAAGGACCGCCCGTTAGTCCTCACGCGTTACCCTGACGGCTGGCAAGGCAAGAGCTTTTATCAAAAGAACACGCCAAGTAGCGCGCCGCCATGGATAAGAACCGCGTCGCTGCCGAGCGAAAGAAGAGTCATCAGATACGTGATTGCCGACCACCCAGCCGTACTTGTTTGGTTGGCCAATCAGACGGCCTTTGAGTTGCACCCTTTTCTCTCGCGCGTAGACAGCATTGATTCTCCGGATTACACCGTCTTTGACCTTGATCCGATGGAGCGCACGACATGGGCTCACGTGCGACAGACCGCGCTGACTCTGCGGGCGGCTCTCTCGCACTTGGGATTGCGCGGCTATCCGAAGACTAGCGGCGGAGATGGGCTGCAAATATACGTCCCTCTCCTCTCCGGCGCGACTTACCAAGAGTCGAGGTCGTTTGCCACGGCTGTGCTCCAGGCTGTAAATAACGTCTTGCCGGAGATAACTACACTCGTACGTCATCCCGCCGCCCGCCAAGGCAAGCTCTATCTCGACGCGCTACAGAATGCGCGTGGCAAAACGCTAGTAGGCGTGTATGCTGTGCGGGCAAGGCCCGGCGCCACAGTAAGCACCCCTGTGAAGTGGGAGGAGATAGAAAGTAACTCCCTAGACAAGGACGCATGTACCTTGCGCACCATCGGGCACCGTGTCGCGAGATTTGGCGACCTCTTCCTGCCTGTGCTAAGAGACCGACAGAATATTCGCGAGGCTCTAGCGCGCCTAGGCAGGTAA
- a CDS encoding ChbG/HpnK family deacetylase, translated as MLRVIVNADDFGLSIGVSQGIIRAIAQGVVTSTSIMGNMPDLGAHLELLQSVPQASLGIHLTLSAGKPLLASKDVPSLVDKTGAFRRDSRLAVNRAETLHVEREWRAQIERVLSLGILPTHLDSHHHVHLAPRLMHLATKLAKEYAIPCIRRLTVRDVWRESHPWRHALVLPHIAISQHLALGSGLCFPDGVLALSDQLLGTLARLPSGIYEVFCHPGKVDDALCRVSSLRYERERELDFLVSAELKAGLRQLGATLVTYRELAL; from the coding sequence GTGTTGCGGGTGATTGTCAATGCCGATGATTTTGGCTTGTCTATCGGTGTCAGCCAAGGCATCATACGCGCGATAGCCCAAGGCGTGGTGACTTCGACCTCAATCATGGGCAATATGCCCGACCTAGGTGCACATCTCGAACTACTGCAGAGTGTTCCGCAAGCGAGCTTAGGTATTCACCTTACGCTCTCGGCCGGCAAGCCTTTGCTCGCGTCCAAGGATGTCCCTAGTTTGGTCGACAAGACGGGTGCATTTCGGCGCGATTCGCGCCTCGCAGTGAACAGGGCCGAGACGCTGCACGTTGAACGGGAATGGAGAGCGCAGATAGAGAGAGTATTGAGCTTGGGGATTCTGCCGACTCACCTCGACAGCCATCACCACGTGCACCTCGCCCCACGGCTAATGCACCTTGCCACAAAGCTAGCCAAGGAGTATGCGATTCCTTGTATTCGTCGTTTGACGGTGCGCGATGTATGGCGCGAGTCTCACCCATGGAGACATGCCCTCGTGCTTCCGCACATCGCTATCTCTCAGCACCTGGCGCTCGGTAGCGGTCTGTGCTTCCCAGATGGCGTGCTAGCGCTAAGCGACCAACTGCTTGGAACGTTAGCTCGCCTGCCGTCAGGAATATACGAGGTATTTTGTCACCCGGGCAAAGTTGACGATGCGCTGTGTAGAGTGAGCTCGCTTAGGTACGAGCGGGAGCGAGAACTTGACTTTCTCGTTTCTGCTGAGTTGAAGGCGGGTCTCCGTCAGCTTGGCGCTACACTCGTGACCTACCGCGAGCTAGCACTATAG
- a CDS encoding glucose PTS transporter subunit IIA: MQKVLQRLSAALMVPVVILPIAALFLALGMQLHIAPVTAAGSDIMLEYLPLLFAVGVSIGFTRYDGMAGFAGVVGYIVLTGALTAVNAELDMGVLGGIVSGAVTAWLYFRYHDIRLPEYLGLFSGKRFVPMASAVVNLALGTLLGYMWLPVQQAIFAFGTWIMGSGAMGLFFYGATNRLLIPTGLHHIIQNLILYTFGVYTDPATGVIYQGEVQRFFANDPTAGNFSAGFFIVMMFSIPAICLAMVHEARPAQRKRTAGILVTAALTSLLTGITEPAEFTFMFAAPLLYSVHAVLTGTATLLSHVLGIRHYGFALPLYIINWRFSENAWLILPLGVGYAAVYYFGTRYAIRRFNLPTLGRTEEEKETPLTGSASGEQLLKALGGTANITAVDSCMTRLRLSVVDMHRVDAKELERLGAAGLSRVGEDYLQVVMGTESQAYAEELRRLIGFSQQMHSETLVSPMTGRVISLAQVPDDAFSRGLMGPGIGIVPDSDVPTVVAPCAGSVEKVFPGGHALVIKCADGSQILLHIGLDTVHLKGEGFTLLIAEGASVSPGEPLVKVDWALLAQKKVDATTVVTSMAQGVQQGAWRFIEPGPVTAGLDVIASAKPR, from the coding sequence GTGCAGAAAGTTCTCCAAAGGCTCTCGGCAGCGCTGATGGTGCCGGTCGTCATCCTGCCGATTGCGGCCCTGTTTCTTGCACTTGGCATGCAGCTACACATCGCGCCCGTAACTGCCGCCGGCAGCGATATAATGCTGGAGTATCTGCCACTTCTATTTGCGGTCGGCGTAAGCATCGGGTTTACGCGTTACGATGGCATGGCTGGCTTTGCCGGTGTTGTGGGGTACATTGTGCTTACGGGCGCACTAACTGCGGTCAACGCCGAGCTGGACATGGGAGTATTGGGCGGCATAGTTTCCGGCGCCGTGACCGCTTGGCTGTACTTTCGCTACCACGACATTCGTTTGCCCGAGTACTTGGGCTTGTTCTCAGGCAAGCGCTTTGTGCCGATGGCTTCGGCGGTGGTCAACTTAGCGTTAGGAACGCTGCTCGGGTATATGTGGCTGCCTGTACAGCAAGCAATCTTTGCCTTTGGCACTTGGATAATGGGGAGCGGGGCGATGGGGCTCTTCTTCTACGGTGCGACGAACCGACTCTTAATTCCTACAGGGCTACACCATATTATCCAGAATCTCATTTTGTACACGTTTGGCGTGTACACTGACCCGGCTACCGGGGTAATATATCAGGGCGAGGTACAGCGGTTCTTTGCTAATGACCCAACCGCCGGCAACTTTTCGGCAGGTTTCTTCATCGTCATGATGTTCTCTATCCCCGCGATTTGCCTGGCCATGGTACATGAAGCGCGTCCCGCACAGCGCAAACGCACGGCAGGCATTCTGGTCACCGCTGCGTTGACCTCGCTCCTTACCGGAATTACGGAGCCCGCCGAGTTTACGTTTATGTTTGCCGCACCTCTATTGTACAGTGTCCACGCCGTCCTCACCGGCACGGCGACGTTGCTATCACATGTGCTGGGGATTCGTCACTACGGTTTTGCCCTGCCGCTGTACATAATCAACTGGCGGTTCAGTGAAAACGCGTGGCTCATTCTGCCGCTCGGAGTAGGGTATGCCGCGGTGTACTACTTTGGCACGCGGTACGCCATCCGGCGCTTTAACCTACCCACGCTTGGGCGTACCGAGGAGGAGAAGGAGACGCCGCTAACCGGCAGTGCTAGCGGCGAGCAGCTGCTTAAGGCGCTTGGCGGTACTGCAAATATTACGGCAGTCGATTCCTGTATGACGCGGCTCCGGTTAAGCGTAGTCGACATGCACCGGGTGGACGCAAAAGAACTGGAGCGGCTTGGGGCAGCGGGGTTAAGCCGTGTAGGAGAAGACTATTTGCAGGTGGTTATGGGCACGGAGTCGCAGGCCTACGCCGAGGAGCTTAGGCGACTGATAGGTTTTTCGCAGCAGATGCACAGCGAGACACTGGTCAGCCCTATGACCGGGCGGGTCATCAGTCTGGCGCAAGTGCCGGATGATGCCTTTTCGCGGGGCCTAATGGGTCCCGGGATTGGGATTGTGCCCGACAGTGATGTGCCGACGGTGGTCGCGCCTTGTGCCGGAAGCGTCGAGAAGGTGTTTCCAGGAGGGCATGCGTTAGTCATCAAGTGTGCCGACGGCAGCCAAATACTCCTGCACATAGGTTTGGACACCGTTCACCTTAAGGGCGAAGGCTTCACACTGCTTATCGCAGAGGGCGCGTCTGTATCGCCCGGCGAGCCTCTAGTTAAGGTGGATTGGGCGCTTCTCGCCCAGAAAAAAGTCGACGCTACTACCGTCGTGACCTCTATGGCGCAAGGCGTACAGCAAGGCGCATGGAGGTTTATCGAACCCGGACCCGTAACGGCGGGCCTAGACGTTATCGCGAGTGCCAAGCCGAGGTGA